The nucleotide sequence CTAATGATTCTTCAATTCATTCAGCGGCAGAAGATATACGTGATCAATTCAGCCATTTAAATGTGCTGATCAACAACGCAGGGATTTATCCGGATCAGGGTGTGAATATCCTCACGGTCGATCGTGATTTGTTAAATCTAACAATGAACACAAATGCATTTGGTCCAATCCAAATCATTCAGGAATTTTTGCCCTTGTTAGAGAAAGCACCTGCTGCTCGCATCATTAATGTTTCTAGTGGCAATGGTGCGCTAGACGGAATCAGTGCAAATGTCCCCAGCTATTCTCTCTCCAAGCTCGCTCTAAACGGTGCAACAATTCTATTAGCAAAGGCATTGCACTCGAAAGGAATTGCAGTATACGCCATGTGTCCCGGTTGGGTAAGAACTGATATGGGTGGTAATGCTGCGCCACGATCGCCCGAACAAGGTGCAGATACTGCGATCTGGTTAGCGACAGAAGCTTCTCCTAAGTTGAGTGGAAAGTTTTTCCGCGATCGCAAAGAGATTTCTTATTAACTCAAGAGGTGTTTATGACTGACAATTCAAAAGTCTGGCTCATCACAGGAAGTTCAACGGGCTTTGGTCGATCGCTCACTGAAGCAGTTCTTGAAAAAGGTGACATCGTTGTTGCGACTGCACGTAAACCTGAACAATTGGATAACCTGGTGCAGCAGTATCCGAATACAGTAAAAGCTATTCGCCTGGATGTCACGATTCCCCAAGAAGTTCATAACACAGTTAATACTGCACTTGCTGTCTTCGGTCGAATTGATGTCTTGGTGAATAACGCAGGATACGGTGCATTGGGAGCGATCGAGGAAGTCAGCGAAGATGCCATTCGTCGCCAGTTTGAGACGAATGTGTTTGGAGTTTTGAATATGACACGGGCAGTATTGCCTTTGATGCGGCAGCAACGCAGCGGACATATTCTAAATTTGTCATCCATTGGTGGGTTTGTTGCTTTTCCTGGCGTTGGCGTCTACAACGGTAGCAAGTTTGCATTGGAAGGAATTTCTGAAGCATTAGCGCAAGAGGTAGCGCATCTGGGCATTAAGGTTACGATCGTCGAACCGGGAGCCTTTCGCACCGACTTTAACGGACGTTCTCTAGCAGTGCCAGATCAGCGAATTGGAGACTACGCCGAAAGCAGCGGTAAGCTCCTGGATTGGGCAACAGAAGTTGATGGTCAGCAGCCCGGCGATCCTGACAAAGCAGCAGGGGCAATGATTCAAATTGTGGAGAGCGCCAATCCTCCATTGCGATTGGTGTTAGGTGCAGATGCCGTGAATTTGATGGAGAACAAGCTGCAATCGCTCCAAGCAGAACTGGATGCATGGAGAGAAGTTTCAGTAAACACAGCTTTTGAAGGGGCAGAAATGATGGCGATCGGAGGATAGAAGGTTAGTTTTTAAAGGAAGTTGACATGGAATTTACAGACTACAAGGATAAGTACGAGAATCTGAAACTAGAGCGTACAGACTCTGGTATTCTGACCATCACAATGCACACCAGTGGCAATTCGCACGTTCATACAGGTAAGGCACATCGAGAGTTTCCAGAGGCATTTAGTGATATTGCCCGCGATCGGCAAAATGAAGTAGTAATCTTCACAGGAGCAGGTGAACAATGGATTAGCCACATTGACTTTTCTACAGTGGATGACATTACAAAGCCTGCGGGTTGGTATGCCATCCTCACAGAAGCTCGTCAGCTTCTTTACAACTTTCTTGATATTAGTGTTCCCGTCATTTCCGTTGTCAATGGCCCTGCACCAATTCATGGCGAATATGCCTTAATGGGAGACATTATTCTGGCGGCTGAAGAAGCGTACTTTCAAGACAATCAGCATTTGTCAGTTGGAGGTGGGGTTGTCCCAGCCGATGGTGTACAAATTCTCTATCCGGCAGCAATGGGGTGATGTACGAGGACATTATTTCCTCCTAACGATGCAGAAGTTAACAGCGACAGACGCATTGCAAATTGGCATGGTTAACGAAGTTCATCCCCGTGAGAAATTGCTGTCTAGAGCTAATGAACTCGCTGAACAATTGCTTCGTCTCGATCCATTCACTCGTCGCTATACGCGGCTCATGTTCACACGAAAACTGAAGCGGCGCGTCATTGATGAATTACCGTTTGACATGGGTTTAGAGGGACTATCAATTGTTTCATCAGTTAAGCCTAAAATATCTAGTTCATGAGTTTGCCGTGAAACGTGCAACGAGATAAACAGTAGCAAAAAACTACTTTGACAACACTAAATCAAGATGTCACGCGAATCCTTACTGGGCACTTCATGCAGCTTTATCACTTTTTCCCTCAAAAGTAGTGACAAAGCTACCGGATCCTTACAACCATGTTCTTCAAGGGTAAAGTCTGACGAAATCCGTATGCTTTTCTTTTGAAGTCCCAAAAATTTCATTAAAGGGTAAATATCATGAAAATTGGCATTATTGGCTCAGGCAACATTGGCGGCACATTAGGGCGACACTGGGCAACGGTGGGACACGAAGTTTTGTTTAGCTCCAGAAATCCAGAGGAGCTAAAATCAATGGCAGCCAAGGTTAATGCTCAGACAGGAACAGTGCAAGAAGCTGTGACCTTTGGAGACGTCATTTTACTAGCAATTCCATTCGGTAAAATTCCTGCACTAGTGCAACAGGTAGGACGTTTGGATGGCAAGATTCTAATTGATGCTACTAATCCTTATCCCCAAAGGGATGGCGATATTGCCCGGCAGATTATCGAGAACAAATTACAAACTGCAACAGAATATGTTGCTAGCCAGTTTCCAGGTGCTCACACAATTAAAGCATTCAACTCCATCTACTACAAAGTATTAGAGGAAATGGCGTTTCGTTCTGGTGATCAGCGCATTGCAGTTCAGGTTTGTGGCGATGATTTCCAAGCTAAGCAAATGGTGATTCAGTTGATCGAAGCAATCGGATTTGCCGCTCAAGATATTGGCAATCTAGCCAGTGGTGTAATCTTTGAGCCAAATGCACCCCTCTACAACAAAAATCTCACCATTACAGAAGCAGATGCACTTTTGCTTCAATTGGCTGCCTGAGCCAAGCTGTTCAGTGCTTTTATGACATGAGAGTACTGATTAAGGAAGCTAGCTTAATAGGCTCACCAGGTAGGCTCTCTCTATGTCCTTTAGTAAAGGTGGGTCACTTAGCCTTACAAATCTGTCTTGATGTCGTTTAATCTCCTACCGTACGGCTCGAAGAGGGGATGACAAAAATTTAGTAGTGAATAAAAGACCAATTAATTAGGAGTACAACGGAATGCCAACTATCACAGTCAATGAACAAGCCTTCTCCTGTGAATCTGGTACTAATCTTCGCGATTTTCTGCTCAGCCAGAAGGTGAAACTGTATAACGGTAAAGCGGCAACCATTAATTGTCATGGACATGGCACTTGTGGTGCCTGTGCAGTAGCAATTGAAGGAGTCGCTTCTGAGCCTACAACTGTAGAAAAGATACGGTTAAATCTTCCTCCTCACAAAGGCATCGAATCAGGTCGTCGCCTTGCTTGCCAGGTCAAGGTTTTGGGAGACATTAAAGTGACTAAATACGATGGTTTTTGGGGAGAAGGAGAAGTTCCTGTCACGATGATTCAGGCAGCTTCGGCTTCAGCTTGATTGATAGCAATCAGTCAATTTTGTGATTCACGCCTTATATATCGCCCCTTGTATAGGACGAATGGATACTGCCAATCCAAGACGGCGGAATTAACCTAATTACGGAGTACAACTGTCATGCCGAAAATAGTTCGATTTTACAAGTTTGGTAGTGCAGAGGTTCTAAAGCTGAACGATGAACCCTTCAAAGAACCAAGTGCTGGGGAAGTACGACTGAAGGTTGAGGCGATCGGGCTTAACCGTGCCGAGGTTGGTTTTCGAGCAGGTAGATATCTAGAGCTACCTGAAACGTTTCCATCTACCCTGGGGTATGAAGCATCGGGAATCATCGATGCGATTGGTGAGGGCGTAACGAGTTTCCAGATTGGCGATCGCGTCAGTACCATTCCTGCTTTTTCCATGAAAAAGTACGGCGTGTATGGGGAAAGCGCAATCGTCCCAGCAACCGCTGTTGCCCCTTATCCTGATAGCCTCTCACCCCAACAAGGAACTGCCATTTGGATGCAGTATATTACTGCCTACGGTCCTCTGGTTGAGTACGGGCAGGTGAAAGCAGGAGATTTTGTTTTGATTACAGCCGCTAGCAGTAGTGTAGGCTACTCCGCGATTCAAATCGCCAAAGCCGCAGGAGCAGTGGCGATCGCCACGACGCGCAGTACAGCTAAAAAGCAAATGCTGTTGGACAACGGAGCAGATTACGTCATTGTCACGAATGATGAAGACTTAGTCAGCCGAGTTATGGAGATTACATCGGGACATGGGGCTGATCTAATTTTTGATGCTATAGCCGGATCGTTTCTAGAACCTTTGGCAGCGGCAGCCGCACCAGGAGCAACTATTTTTGTCTATGGTGCGTTAGATGAAACTGCATCGACTCCTTTTCCTCTATTTGCTGCATTGCAGAAAGGTTTGAAGGTGCAGGGTTATACATTGTTTGAAATCACAACTAACTCTGAAAAATTAGACCGTGCCAAACAATACATCTATGACGGTTTGAAATCAGGAGCACTGACTCCTGTGCTTGATCGCCTCTTTTCACTGGAGCAAATTGTGGAAGCACATCAGTACATGGAATCCAATCAGCAGAATGGCAAGATTATTGTCACCGTTTAAACGCTTAGCAACTTTAAGATGGAGTAGGACACAGGTATGTCTGATCATTTTGACGGTCCTCGGATGCTTGCCGAACCAGTCATTGATATTACAGATTTATACGCTTTTCCCAGTCCTGAGACGGGGCGTTTAGTTCTGGTCATGAACGTGTTTCCATTTGCTGGAAATTCTGCATTTTTCTCGGATGGGGCTATCTACAAATTTCGGATTCGCCGCGCTCATATTGCCTACACTGGGCAGAAACCAGCCTTTGACGTTGATCATCAAGAATTTGATTTTACTTTTACTTTTGCGGCTCCAACCAAGGAGAACGGCAGCGATCAATTCGTGCAACAAGGGACTTGTACAACGCCAACTGGAGATACTGTCTCATTTCAAGTTCACGCCCCGGAAGGAACTCAATCACCAGGGTTGCGGATGTTTGCTGGACTGCGACTTGATCCGTTCTTCGCTGATGTAACGTGGGTATTACGAACCACGAAACATCACCAGGTAGCATCAAGTTCAGGCGAAGATTTCATTAATGGAGCGAATGTTCTTAGCATTGTGGTTGAACTAGAGGTCGCCACACTGCTTGGAATACCAGACCATTCATTATTTGCAATCGTGGCAGAGACATGGACAGCGGGTAAGCTACCGATGCGTCTGGCTCGCTTAGGTCGTCCGGAAATTAAGAATTTTACCATGTCGATTCCTCGTGCTGATCGAGTCAATCAAGACCTGGAAATCCGCGATCTCTATAATCAGGAAGACGCTTTCAACTTAGCTCCCCCTTATCTGAGTGCATATCGCGCTCGCCTCAACGCAAACCTTGCCGATTGGGATCAGTGTGACGGTAAAACAGACTGGCAACTTGATAAAGAAGGCAATCATCCCCTCACAGATTTGCTACTAGCTGACTTCCTGATTGTTGATGTTTCTAAACCCTTCTCTGAAACCAGTTACTTTGAGATTGAGCAGTCAATGCTCAAAGGCATTGTTCATCAGACTTGTGGTGGGCGATCGCTCAATGATGACATCGTAGATACGATGTTTACGCTCTATATCAATGCTGGAAATGGCGATCGCATTTCCGATGGTATTGATCAAGCATTCAAGCGGGCAAATTATCAATTTCCCTATCTGCAAGCCCCTAACCCGACTCCACCTGCACTGCCAAACTTTGATCGACTGGCCCAGATTCTAGCTGAGCCGTAAATGGAGAATATTATGGGGCAAATTCCTGCATCGTCAAAACCATTGTCTCAAGCAGAGTTTCGGACAACTGATGGCGCGATCGCACTAATTAACTTAAACTCTCAAATCGAGGGGCAATTATGGCAATTTAGGCGGCGTAATATTAGTGCGGTTCAAGGAGCAGGTCTGGTCGAACTGTTCGCGATGCGGGGACAGTTCTTGAGTAACATTGGCGATTATGAATACGCCAGTCAACTTGCTGAACAGCTTGTGCAAAAATTCCCTACAGACGCAAACTCTTTCTTTGCCCGTGCCAGAACCCACACCATTTTTCATCGCTTTTCAGCAGCCCTAGCGGATCTCAATTGCAGTGAGCAACTTGGTTATGACGATAGTCATGTCAATGCAGCGCGGGCTACAATTTTGCAAGCAATCGGTCATTACGAGCAAGCGTTAACCATTCGTCAGCGCGCAGTTGAAACCAATCCAAATATTGACACATTGGGTGCATTTGCAGTTCTGCAACTTGACCGTGGCGATTTTGTCACAGCGGAACAACTAATGATTGCTGCTCAAGAATCCTACTCTGGTATTTCGCCCTTCCCAATTGCATGGTTGTACTTTCAATGGGGGCACCTGTGTGTGCAGGCAGGGAACTTATCTTGTGCCTGCGCTTGGTTTAAAGCTGCTAGCCATCGGTTTCCGGCTTATGCTGCTGCTCAAGGGCACTTGGCGGAAATAAATGCAGCTTTGGGTAATGATGAGGTAGCAATCATCTTGCTACGTCCTTTGGCTTTATCAGCAGATGATCCTGATTATGCTGCACAATTGTCAAGCATTTTAAGCAAAACCGGACAGGATGCAGAAGCGAAACATTGGCGTACCGTTGCTGCAATTCGCTATGAGGAATTGGTAGATTGTTACCCGGAAGCTTTTGCCGATCATGCATCTCGATTCTGGTTAGGAACTGGGGCAGATCCGTTAAAAGCACTTCAGCTTGCTCAAAAAAATCTAGAAGTCCGTCAAACGCCACAAGCATACAGCTTATTAAATCAAGCTGCGGTAGCTAACCAAGAACGTAGGTAGGTTTCAAGAGCCAGTTACTAAGCAGGTAGTGCTGTAATCCACCTAGCTTCATCTAAAAACGAGGAAAAAGTGATGATTAAATTTGTTTACTGCATTCGTAAGCAGTCTAACTTGAGTAATGAGGATTTCCATGCATTCTGGAAAGATGTCCACGGTCCCTTCATTCGCAAACTTGCTCAAATGCTGAAGGCAACTAAATATATTCAAAGTCACACGATCGATACTCCAGTAAACCTGGAAATTGCCAAGTCACGGGGTTTAGACGCTTCTTTTTATGATGGCGTTACCGAAATTTGGTGGGACAGTATGGAAGATTTTTTAGCCGCAGTAAGTACACCTAAAGGACAAGCAGCCGCGCAACAGTACATCACAGACCCGACAGTGGGAGAAGTTAATTTCGTAGACTTTGCTCAATCTCGCGCTTTTCTCAC is from Oscillatoria sp. FACHB-1407 and encodes:
- a CDS encoding EthD domain-containing protein; this translates as MIKFVYCIRKQSNLSNEDFHAFWKDVHGPFIRKLAQMLKATKYIQSHTIDTPVNLEIAKSRGLDASFYDGVTEIWWDSMEDFLAAVSTPKGQAAAQQYITDPTVGEVNFVDFAQSRAFLTEEYTVFDFSSTPTV
- a CDS encoding SDR family oxidoreductase, with the protein product MMTSQIALVTGGNKGIGFAICQGLVAAGFEVILAARSLDKAKQAVEQLSSSNVYPIEMNVANDSSIHSAAEDIRDQFSHLNVLINNAGIYPDQGVNILTVDRDLLNLTMNTNAFGPIQIIQEFLPLLEKAPAARIINVSSGNGALDGISANVPSYSLSKLALNGATILLAKALHSKGIAVYAMCPGWVRTDMGGNAAPRSPEQGADTAIWLATEASPKLSGKFFRDRKEISY
- a CDS encoding NADPH-dependent F420 reductase is translated as MKIGIIGSGNIGGTLGRHWATVGHEVLFSSRNPEELKSMAAKVNAQTGTVQEAVTFGDVILLAIPFGKIPALVQQVGRLDGKILIDATNPYPQRDGDIARQIIENKLQTATEYVASQFPGAHTIKAFNSIYYKVLEEMAFRSGDQRIAVQVCGDDFQAKQMVIQLIEAIGFAAQDIGNLASGVIFEPNAPLYNKNLTITEADALLLQLAA
- a CDS encoding oxidoreductase; the protein is MTDNSKVWLITGSSTGFGRSLTEAVLEKGDIVVATARKPEQLDNLVQQYPNTVKAIRLDVTIPQEVHNTVNTALAVFGRIDVLVNNAGYGALGAIEEVSEDAIRRQFETNVFGVLNMTRAVLPLMRQQRSGHILNLSSIGGFVAFPGVGVYNGSKFALEGISEALAQEVAHLGIKVTIVEPGAFRTDFNGRSLAVPDQRIGDYAESSGKLLDWATEVDGQQPGDPDKAAGAMIQIVESANPPLRLVLGADAVNLMENKLQSLQAELDAWREVSVNTAFEGAEMMAIGG
- a CDS encoding DUF4331 family protein, with translation MSDHFDGPRMLAEPVIDITDLYAFPSPETGRLVLVMNVFPFAGNSAFFSDGAIYKFRIRRAHIAYTGQKPAFDVDHQEFDFTFTFAAPTKENGSDQFVQQGTCTTPTGDTVSFQVHAPEGTQSPGLRMFAGLRLDPFFADVTWVLRTTKHHQVASSSGEDFINGANVLSIVVELEVATLLGIPDHSLFAIVAETWTAGKLPMRLARLGRPEIKNFTMSIPRADRVNQDLEIRDLYNQEDAFNLAPPYLSAYRARLNANLADWDQCDGKTDWQLDKEGNHPLTDLLLADFLIVDVSKPFSETSYFEIEQSMLKGIVHQTCGGRSLNDDIVDTMFTLYINAGNGDRISDGIDQAFKRANYQFPYLQAPNPTPPALPNFDRLAQILAEP
- a CDS encoding enoyl-CoA hydratase/isomerase family protein — its product is MVYKFSIRQQWGDVRGHYFLLTMQKLTATDALQIGMVNEVHPREKLLSRANELAEQLLRLDPFTRRYTRLMFTRKLKRRVIDELPFDMGLEGLSIVSSVKPKISSS
- a CDS encoding tetratricopeptide repeat protein, with the translated sequence MGQIPASSKPLSQAEFRTTDGAIALINLNSQIEGQLWQFRRRNISAVQGAGLVELFAMRGQFLSNIGDYEYASQLAEQLVQKFPTDANSFFARARTHTIFHRFSAALADLNCSEQLGYDDSHVNAARATILQAIGHYEQALTIRQRAVETNPNIDTLGAFAVLQLDRGDFVTAEQLMIAAQESYSGISPFPIAWLYFQWGHLCVQAGNLSCACAWFKAASHRFPAYAAAQGHLAEINAALGNDEVAIILLRPLALSADDPDYAAQLSSILSKTGQDAEAKHWRTVAAIRYEELVDCYPEAFADHASRFWLGTGADPLKALQLAQKNLEVRQTPQAYSLLNQAAVANQERR
- a CDS encoding zinc-dependent alcohol dehydrogenase family protein gives rise to the protein MPKIVRFYKFGSAEVLKLNDEPFKEPSAGEVRLKVEAIGLNRAEVGFRAGRYLELPETFPSTLGYEASGIIDAIGEGVTSFQIGDRVSTIPAFSMKKYGVYGESAIVPATAVAPYPDSLSPQQGTAIWMQYITAYGPLVEYGQVKAGDFVLITAASSSVGYSAIQIAKAAGAVAIATTRSTAKKQMLLDNGADYVIVTNDEDLVSRVMEITSGHGADLIFDAIAGSFLEPLAAAAAPGATIFVYGALDETASTPFPLFAALQKGLKVQGYTLFEITTNSEKLDRAKQYIYDGLKSGALTPVLDRLFSLEQIVEAHQYMESNQQNGKIIVTV
- a CDS encoding enoyl-CoA hydratase/isomerase family protein, with translation MEFTDYKDKYENLKLERTDSGILTITMHTSGNSHVHTGKAHREFPEAFSDIARDRQNEVVIFTGAGEQWISHIDFSTVDDITKPAGWYAILTEARQLLYNFLDISVPVISVVNGPAPIHGEYALMGDIILAAEEAYFQDNQHLSVGGGVVPADGVQILYPAAMG
- a CDS encoding 2Fe-2S iron-sulfur cluster-binding protein; protein product: MPTITVNEQAFSCESGTNLRDFLLSQKVKLYNGKAATINCHGHGTCGACAVAIEGVASEPTTVEKIRLNLPPHKGIESGRRLACQVKVLGDIKVTKYDGFWGEGEVPVTMIQAASASA